The nucleotide sequence TGttggattttgattaattgggatatggattaaAATACAAACTGTAGGGCTGTGCCAGACAAAGAATTCCTGGACTGGCTTATCCAAACCATCCTggttggcttttttgtttttgttttgtttagtcgtgtccgactcttcgtgaccccatggtccacagcacaccaggcgctcctgtctttcactgcctcccgcagtttggtcaaactcatgttggtggTTTCGAGAAAACTGTTGGATTATGAGAGAGCAaacctgttaacatgacaaaaggcgTTGATGGGCCATAATGGAGGAATCCACGATGTGGATGTTACCAAGGTGATGGAGTGTGtgtttgaggtgacaggaaaagggagtctGGGAGCAAaggtttctgggaagaagaagcaggaagaagagctgggatccatcttgggaaGACTAGCTGAAGGCTGCCTTTGTTGCTGTGGGGTACAAGTCCCTCTTCAAATGCCCATaactgtaagatctggactccctccatgcagattgAAGGTGCACATAGCTTAAGAaaacatatttcttaaagccaTGACAGTCTCCGCTGCATCCTCAATTCTCCAGAGCGGGGATTCTatgttttagaatcatagagttggaagagaccacaagggccatccagtccaaccgcctgccaagcaggaaacaccatcaaagcattcctgacagatggctgtcaagcctccgcttaaagacctccaaagaaggagactccaccacactccttggcagcaaattccactgtcgaacagctcttactgtcaggaagttcttcctaatgtttaggttttCTTTTACTCTGCCTTTTACTCAGCAATAAATGTAGTTTGTAGCACACACCTCTGCCTCAATCCGTCTGCATTTTTACTCTGCAAGATATCTGAAATGTGCCCAGTGTCCACATAAGGCACGGGTCATACAAACGTCAGGAAGGCTGCCagaattgcctggagagctgcaggctcATCGCTGATCAGAGACAGGCTGGAAACATTCCTGCGTTATGCCTGGGGGATCATCCTTACCCCCTTCGACCCAACTGTTGCTACTTTGGGCAATCTGCACCTGATAACACAGTGCCCATTTCTGATTTGCACTGGAGTTGTACTGAAGGAGCATATCAGAAGGAAACACATTCAGTCTGGCCTTAGTAAAAAGTCTGTGCCAAATTCGTTAGATATTCAGCTATGTGAAATGTCCCAGCATACTGTAAACTCACATCCCTTGGTGAGCAGGATGGGTAGGAGTGGGCCCGCAGATCACCGTCGTGATTTTAGTGATTTAAAGGCTAGGTTGAAGCCCAAGTGTTGAAGATGAGATGGGGACAGCCCAATTGACGAAGCTTTTGGGGTGTTGTGCTTGGACCAGCAACTGACATACTGGTTCTGAGCTAGAGGTTGGAGTGGTCCTGTGCCCAGTTTGAAAACACTGACCTTAAGCCAGTacagatcaagggaaggaataatATTACTCTTTTCTGTCTTGGAcacaccacacctggaatactgtgtccaattctgggcaccacaatttaaaaaggatattgacaaactggaatgtgtgcagaggagggcaaccaagatgaccaagagtCTGggaactaagccttatgaggaacggttgaaggagctggacatgtttagcatggaaaagaggagactgagaggacatatgatagccatcttaaaataaTTTAAGAGCTGTCATGTGGAGGagggagcgagcttgttttctcctgatctggagTGTAGGACTtggaccaatggtttcaagttacaagaaaggagattctgaccaaagatcaggaagaactttctgacagcaagagctgttcgacagtagaacTAGCTCCAATGGAAGGTGAcatctttggaggtttttaagcagaggttagatggctatctgtcgtggatgctgtagctgagattcctgcattgcagggggttgggctagatgaccctttggggtccattccaattcaacgattctatgattctaattagcTCTGCACCCCACACCCTTATCATTATCAACACATGTATTCCGGCTTAACTGGGTGGGGTTCAATATTTGTCACACTCAGAGTGAATCCACTGAAGCTAATAGACCGAATTAACTTAGGTTCATAAATTCAACTTGGttagaagaaaaaacaaaatcgaaaattctttctagtagcaccttagagaccaactgagtttgttcctggtatgagctttcgtgtgcatgcacacgaaagctcataccaggaacaaactcagttggtctctaaggtgctactagaaagaattttcgattttgttttgactatggcagaccaacacggctacccacctgtaattggttaGAAGAAGTTGAATGGGATAACTTGCCAATTTTATACATACCATCAAAATTAGCCCCCCTCCATCACCACTACCCCAATTCTCTCCAAGGGCAGCTGGTagctctcataccctccaacatttctccaatgaaaataggggctccctaaggaaaaatgggacattctgggatccaatcagaaaccggaatggcttctctaaatcagggacatccctggaaaatagggacacttggagggtctgagctgCTGGACTTGGATATCTTCTCTATcgcccatctctccctctcttacaCATGCGCACAATAACATGCATGGCTGGAAGAGAAGATCTGTTTGATGGAAAAAATCAAACAGCCACACAATGAAGCAGAGGGGCCGGTGACCAAACCACTGGCAGCTTATCTCCCGGTTGATGTTTGTGCCTTGCTCGATGGAGACATGGTGCCTGAGAgaaaaaacagcagcacaaaagGAGTAGaatcttccctctcttcctccatagCCCTTTCTATGTGAGATAGTTGCTTGGGCCTTTTCTCAATTGTTTCCTCCCCTTGGAGACAGGGTTGGGAATCtgctgctagtgctttttatgaCTGACTAAGCAGAGGAGATCCATTGGCATTATTGTGGGTGACAGGAGAAAGATGGGACCTTGGGCTTGGAGAGTTTGGAGGGTTCCAAATCTTGGCTGAACCATGCCCCACTTTGCCCCTCAGAGGTAAGGGACAGAAGTAAGGATTTGCTTTCAAGGAAGAGTGAATAGGATTGAAGCCTGACACTTTACTTGAAGTTTGCACAGCATGGGGGTACTTCCAGCCTTTCCCTAACAAAAGCGGATATTCTGATGAGCAGTTGAGTTTCCTTCCAGTGCATCCTCTCCATTCTTCTTCTAGTCCTTCAGTAGAAAAGGCTGAAGGACACTATTTTCTCTGCTCTGTCGAGATTTCCTTGTGGAACAATACCTGTGAAAGTGAGGGGTTTTTCTGCTTTTCTCTGTTACTAAAACAAGATGGCTGCTGCCTCTCAATGATGGGCATATGCAGAACAGGATTATGGAGCTGCTGGGcgattggcctgatgcagcagctgCTTATTATGTTCCCCTTCTGCAGCAGAAtggcttccccttttctctctctcctcctattCTGCATAGCCTAACCTGCCCTGGGGATCCTTCAAATCCACCACAGCAACATAGGCAACACAGTGGGACACCTGAGTGTGGAAAGCAAGGAGAGAAATCCCATTGCATTAACATTAATTCTTGCACTGGTGCAACGATGTAGCTGGGTACCCACTTGAATGGCATATATCAATTTATAGGATGGCAGTTGAATTTTCAATGTGTCCTTTTCTCTTAtttctctgtattttattttcttctattaaaaatcaaatagaaatgaaaagaaatgtaTCATGGGAGGGGGATCCGTTCCAGCCTCAGTGTCTAACTAATCACCTGGCTGTCTACAggtgttttttggtgtgtgtgtttttaatttgcaGTAATCAATTGCCAGAAGTCAGAAATGCCATAGTCCAAAGAAGAAGATTCTGTTGATTCTTTGACTCAGTTGCTTGGTTGTGTATTATTAGTAACGAACATCAACATCGTTCTCTTGCCCAAATCATATAATATTCTTAAGAATAGATATTACACAAATAAATGTATGGAGAGTTTGATACTGTTGCTGAGCTTATTTATTGATAAATCGAATTAAGATGTTGCAAGATATTCACTGGCTCAGAGAGCATAAGCAAAGAGAAAAATGGATTTTTTGTAGTGATGCAATGAGTGAAGCTTGAATAGAAATGAGACTTCCTTTGCAGACGTTTCATAGTCTTGTGTATCTTAAACTTTTTTGCATTCTCCATAGTATTTCAGTTCCAGCTTTCTTTTACTGTCACTGATGAGAAAAAAGAAGTAAAGAAATATGAGAATTCACAAGATGCAACTTTCATTATAACTCCTTAAAGAGAAATACTTTGTAGCTGGGAAAGCTTATGCCATCATTGCTGTGTGCCTTGGGGACGGGAAAGGGCTGCGGAAGAAtcctgtctgagaccctggaaaaCTGCTTCCTGTCAGCCTAGCCAATATTGAGTAAGAGGGACCAATGTCCTTTTCAGGTCTGCCACTTTGTGGAAGACCCCCTTCTCCAGCCTTCAATGTACATCTGTGTCAAACTTTTCTAGGGGTAAATATTAAGACTTTTAGCTAGAGCAATTCCAAGTTCCACATTAAGCAAACACTTAGTGGAGGCCTTTGTTACCTTCACAATAATGTTCATACTACCCCCTATTTCCCTGATGGggctttttgttatttttcttctgGGCCAACCTACTACGTTTTGTTTTGTGTCTGGCCTGGTGGGGTGGCAATAGAGCCCACTTGGGCATATTTCCCCTCCCTGTCCCCCCTGGATTGCTCTTGGCAGCAGCAAGAAGAGTGTCAGGAGGGTGGTGTATGTGAATAGCCCTCCCAACCCACTCCATCTTAAAATTCAGGGCTGCCTACTGATTAGCTCTGCTCACCATCTTCATTTGTGCCTCATAAGGTAGACATAACTCAGGGTCATGGCTTAGAACCCCAAGTTGTGCaaagtgattcctgcactgcccaggggaggggtccccccccccgcttgactTTCCCTTCTACATACGTGCtgattctctttttcttttccttccttttatttgCTTCTCACCATGCTTAGTGCAAATATGATCACGTACTTTTAAACTTCCGATAaagatgtcggggggggggggagattcctgcaccacaggaggttggactacatgactctcagggtcccttccaactctatgattctatgatatactcACATATATGCATTGCAGAAGTAACACTTGTTGTCATAGGTCTTGCCATCAGAACCGCAGTGGGCAAGGTACTCCTTAGTGCATACGCTTTTTGGATACCCTTTGCAATATTTCTGAAGATGAAGGACACAACACTTTTAAATGTCCTCCCCACTTTACCTTTGGACTGCAAGGTCTTTCTGATTAGGACATGCTTAATAATGAGGCAAAGATGAGGAATGCAAATGACAATTCACCAAGGGTTATATTCAGGTATGCATTCAAGTACAGGAAATGCTGATTTATTGTCCTGGCAAGCAGGGGATTGTGTGATAATTTTGTTCTCTATTCATCCCATGTTACCACTTGGGTTATATGTGATTTGGTGACATGGTAAGGCCCCATTGTGGGGACTGAAACCTGTCAAATTATAGATCGTCAGTGCCAGGGATTTCATGTAAGACACCttaaagtttaaaatattgcaggGTTAGAACAGGTACAAAGTTTTTCACACTGCCAGACAAAATTTGCACACATGGTAGTGCCTTCTGAGAAGATTAATCCTGCCACATTGGGAGTGGGAAGCTCCAGGGGTTTCATGACACATTTAACGGttgtttttgcaaataaatacttcttttttaaaaaaaacacacagtgaGTGCCTGAATTCATAAGACAGTAGCTAAATAATATCACTGCAAGGTTGGGCAGTCTATCTAGTAATAACAGAATAACCCCACTAGCCTACTACAGAACACAAGCTGAGACTTTCCTACAAATTATGGGTAGCAACTGgaactaataataataccaccaacTTTTTAAATAAGAGATGGGACTAGAGATGTGAAATCATGGGGAAAACCCAACtcttgtattttatatttgtgtaGAGGTGTTTTTGTTGCCTGTAttttaaattctattttaaaaattcacacacacacacacacacacacacacacacacagtgagagagagagggcgggggagagagaaaatatttaaaaattccacAAGAAATATAAATTCACTTATCTTAACTCCATGCTACTTCCATGTTCTATCATAAGAATAAATGATTTCCCACTTACCGCTTCCCATGATGCTTTAACAACAACATCTAGATGCCAAACATagaaaatgtaaaaatatttAGCAAATCCATATGTTGAATAATAGTCCATTTGATAACATTTATTTCTAGGAATTGAAAAGTGAGATGCATTGTATATTTTACATCCTATGTGATCCTAAAAGTGCCTTGGCAATATGCAATTTCCTTTAAATGTCACTGAGCATGGATAGGAAGACAAGGAAATCAATGGGAAATGGTTCAATCCGTTAACTATACTAAGTACAAATAACTGTATATACTGATTTAGTCCATAACTAAATGGGACCCAGTTCTGTTGATTTCCCTTGAATGCCCGGCTGTGGTGCTTTGCGTGTTTAGAATCATGGCTAGGTCCACTTTTTGTGTCACAAGAGCCATGTGGAGACCATGAAAGGAGGAGGGTGCAAGGTGGTGGTAGCTTTAGGGGGCATTAGTGTTTTGAACCTCAGCTTTCAAAAAGGCTCCTATTGTGTGAATAGtggtgggtgtattctgcaatgcAGAGCCCTGATGTATCTTTCATAGAGTATTTCATAGAGTAAATCTCACATAGCCAAACATTCATTCTGGATCTCCCTGACATGTATAATTTCATACAGGAGGAACCTTGAGAACAGGCTTGTTTCAGTGTTCAAAAAAGTGGGGAGgctcaagtgtgtgtgtatgttttgggGAGATGTGTGTCCCTCCCCCCAGTGTCCCTATGCTTAACAACAATGTCCCCTCCTTCCGTAAGCTTTCAGACAGCAAACACCATGGTTTGCAGGGAGATTTTAACTGGATTTAGCCAACACAGGTGGAGCCTTCCTACACTCATTTGAAGACATGAATAGACCATGGTGTGTTTGGTCCCTACACCTCTCCATGAAAGAGAAATTTTGCAATATGAAATATGACTTACCTGAGTACAAAAAGAAGACCATCAGagtgaggaggagaaagctgcctGGCTTCATGATTTTGCTTGTGGGTTTGGATCTGTTGGCCTCTTAGTGCTTTTCCAAGCAGTAGATGCTTTTCAAATTCCACTGGTTACGGATGAGATCTGGTATCCCTTCCTTGTATTTATGGAAGTTTCTGCAGCCTTGATGATGAAATCTCCCAATTTTTTGAGATTACAGAGGACTGCAATGTCTTGTACCAATTTTAATGGTTTCCCTTTCAATGCACATTCCACATGTATGCAATAAACATTTGGCAACCAGCTCCTTACGAAATACGGCTTCTGGTGTGATTATTACATTGCTGTTGCAGGTCACAAGAAATGGGGTACAAACAAAGCGGTTTTAGAAATGCTGGGATTCTTTTGATCATAGGCAATTGTTTTagtacaaagaaaaagaaaggagccTTACTTGTTCAGCATGTAAGCTATAAAATGAAAGAAGTATTGTTGTCCTAGAAAGTAATACAAACACGTTATATACGTCAAAAACACTTATTATCTTTAATTATTTGAAAACCACAGAAGTGGAAAACAAGCACGGAGAAAACAAGATTTGGtgataggagaaaacaagctatgAATGTGTGGCGTGAGCATCTTGGATTTCCATTGTTTGAGGCAATtttcttctgaatacaagttaCTGGGAAAACAGCAGGTGGGTCCAGtgttgttgccctcaggtcctgcttgcaggcatcccataggtatctggttgtcagctgtgagaacaggaagctgggagAGAAGGGACATGGGCACAATCCACCAGCactattcttatgttctgattCAACCACACTTCCGATGCTCAGAAGAGAcatgggcacgatccagcaagtGTATTCTTGTGTTCTTCCGATGCTCAGAGTATTACCTCAAGGTGATCTTCAACATTTTCCGGTTCTCTTTGATGCAGCATATTGCCATAGATTTaagggggacccccccccccaaaccctagaaGTGAATATATGttggattttgattaattgggatatggattaaAATACAAACTGCAGGGCTGTGCCAGACCAAGAATTCCTGGACTGGCTTATCCAAACCAGCCTGgttgtcttttttgttgttgtttagtcgttttgtcgtgtccgactcttcgtgaccccatggcccacagcacaccaggcactcctgtcttccactgcctcctgcagtttggtcagactcatattggtagcttcgagaaagcTGTTGGCTTATGAGAGAGCAAACCTGTTAACATGTTCGAGAAAGCTGTTGGCTTATGAGACAGCAaacctgttaacatgacaaaaggcgTTGATGGGCCATCATGGAGGAATCCACAATGTGATGAAGTGTGTGTTTGAGGTGACAGAAAAAGGGAGTGTCAggtttctgggcatcttagagttaatgatgcaagaggcgttctgatcctgggagtctagccttgcccactgtaatacgggcacttttcctttgtctagaaaaggggaggtttggtttcactttccccttcgcctcactctgtgttcagtgtaccgttactgctgaatgtgagtttcttagtttgctgcaagcatgcagctcaagactgtaggacttgtgtatgtgctactaaataaagcctagtttagtttagtagcactggcgtctgtcaagttatttcagacaccacggagaagcagacctaaaagccATCCCGACACTGTGATTCACTCTGCTGGAAGAAAAACGCTCAGGGCGCAgcgagaagtgtgcctgggcgccattgatgtcggagacgatcgtaaaggtgattgattgcagtgccagCGAGCAGCACcgcttgggtcaaaggttttatgacccaatatcaatacTACTAGAACAGGGAGTCTGGGAGCAAAggttgctgggaagaagaagcaggaagaagaactgggatccatcttgggaaGACTGGCTGAAGGCTGCTTTCGCTGCTGTCGGATACAAGCTACTTCTGAAAGGACCATAACTGTAAGatttggactccctccatgcagattgAAGGGGCACATAGCttaataaaccacatttcttaaagccATGACAGTCTCCGCTGCATCCTCAATTCTCCAAAGAAACATACACCCTGAGTGGgtgcctgggaccccatgggCTTTTGCCACCACTCGGCAGAGAGGGGGGCAGGCACTCGCCTTTTGTAGCAATATTCATTCTATAGAGATCACAATAGTTTGGAAAGATCTtgatccttttaaaaagaaggacAATGCAACCATCTGTTAGGGCGCCATCAAGTTGGCAtactgaagtgcagcagtcagagtcagataagccgaggtcgaacagtccgggtcagaagccagctgaagtcaggtaccAGCACGGGGTCAGGAACAAGCCTGGGGTCAGGAACACAagaagcaagagcaaccacgcactcagcacagcaggtgcaggtgctagcgaagggagcagctggcctttcttaagtagccggcctgtaaccacatctcttacgagttgcagctgcctctaattgttccctgcgtctctcagctctacgctctacagctgagaagggaggaggggaggggccctgctggttcctctcctcacaagggcctgattctggctcgacttcttcctcctcctgttctggtctttccccctctccatctgactcttcctcttccgaggagtgctgccacaagtcttctccaggtatgaactcctccatttccccaggttcttccgtgggggcagcctcacttgggggggggggcttgccaccactcctcctcatctggctccaCCCTGACACCACCATAGTGCAAAACTTCAGAACTGAGGAATCACACTTACAATTGTGAGGTGTGAATTCTGCCTCATCTCCTTCCTAACCACCCCAGCATCCCTCTCCATCCCTTATGCGATTATTTATTAGTCACCCATGTATATTCGATACCAACATTGCCTCTCCTCTACCAGTTCTCTGGCCAATCTCCCTCTAAGTTTGGATATGTTTTACATGATACCTCTTGGCCAATTTTGGAAACAAGATGCTGGCAGAAAGAGCACATGTGGTGAGATGGAACTGCCCTTCCAACACTAGCACCTCTGCTGCTTAGCTGATGTAGGCAAGGGAGGttttaggggagcatgactggtttagttgcatggggtggggagtCTCAGGTGTGCCACAGGTGTCGCTGCAACTATGatatagaatggaaggtgagaggcaggcgggggcaccaaattttgagACCCGAAGGTCCTCTACTGCCTGGAGCTGGTCCAGGAGGGTACCATGTTTGATGGTATCAAGATAAATGGTATCAAAATTATATCAATGATGTTGCTGTTAAGTTTCTATTTCCTCTCACTGTGCACTCACAAGACTTTGTTTGCACATTCCAGGATTGATTGTTGGAATCACGGGGAGCGGATGTCTGTTGTACTCtgtttccagttgttgtttttattcagaCTTCTCTCAGAGCGAGGATTCTatgttttagaatcatagaatcatagagttggaagagaccacaggggccatccagtccaaccccctgccaagcaggaaacacgaccaaagcattcctgacagatagctgtcaagcctccgcttaaagacctccaaagaaggagactccaccacactccttggcagcaaattccactgtcaaacaggaagttcttcctaatgtttaggttttCTTTTACTCTGCCTTTTTCTCAGCAATAAATGTAGTTTGTAGCACACACCTCTGCCTCAATCCGTCTGCATTTTTACTCTGCAAGATATCTGAAATGTGCCCAGTGTCCACATAAGGCACGGGTCATACAAACGTCAGGAAGGCTGCCagaattgcctggagagctgcaggctcATCGCTGATCAGAGACAGGCTGGAAACATTCCTGTGTTATGCCTGGGGGTATCATCATCCTTACCCCCTTCGACCCAACAGTTGCTACTTTGGGCAATCTGCACCTGATAACACAGTGCCCATTTCTGATTTGCACTGGAGTTGTACTGAAGGAGCATATCAGAAGGAAACACATTCAGTCTGGCCTTAGTAAAAAGTCTGTGGTAGCTGACCACTGCCAAATTCTTTAGATATTCAGCTATGTGAAATGTCCCAGCATACTGTAAACTCAAATCCCTTGGTGAACAGGATGGGTAGGAGTGGGCCCGCAGATCACCGTCATGATTTTAGTGATTTAAAGGCTAGGTTGAAGCCCAAGTGTTGAAGATGAGATGGGGACAGCCCAATTGACGAAGCTTTTGGGGTGTTGCGCTTGGACCAGCAACTGACATACTGGTTCTGAGCTAGAGGTTGGAGTGGTCCTGTGCCCAGTTTGAAAACACTGACCTTAAGCCAGTacagatcaagggaaggaataatATTACTCTTATCTGTCTTGGAcacaccacacctggaatactgtgtccaattctgggcaccacaatttaaaaaggatattgacaaactggaatgtgtgcagaggagggcaaccaagatgaccaagagtCTGggaactaagccttatgaggaacggttgaaggagctggacatgtttagcctggaaatgaggagactgagaggagatatgatagccatcttgaaatatcttaagagctgtcatatggaggagggagcgagcttgttttctcctgatctggagTGTAGGACTtggaccaatggtttcaagttacaagaaaggagattctgactaaacatcaggaagaactttctgacagtaagagccgttcgacAGTAGAACTAGCTCCAATGGAAGGTgacatccttggaggtttttaagcagaggttagatggctaTCTGCtgtggatgctgtagctgagattcctgcattgcagggggttgggctagatgaccctttggggtccattccaattcaacgattctatgattctaattagcTCTGCACCCCACACCCCTTATCATTATCAACACATGTATTCTGGCTTAACTGGGTGGGGTTCAATATTTGTCACACTCAGAGTGAATCCACTGAAGCTAATAGACCTAATTAACTTAGGTTCATAAATTCAACTTGGTTAGAAGAAGTTGAATGGGATAACTTGCCAATTTTATACATACCATCAAAATTAGCCCCCCTCCATCACCACTACCCCAATTCTCTCCAAGGGCAGCTGGTagctctcataccctccaacatttctccaatgaaaataggggctccctaaggaaaaatgggacattctgggatccagtcagaaaccggaacggcttctctaaatcagggacgtccctggaaaataggaaaatGGAAAAAATCAAACAGCCACACAGTGAAGCAGAGGGGCCGGTGACCAAACCACTGGCAGCTTATCTCCCGGTTGATGTTTGTGCCTTGCTCGATGGAGACATGGTTCCTGAGAgaaaaaacagcagcacaaaagGAGTAGaatcttccctctcttcctccatagCCCTTTCTATGTGAGATAGTTGCTTGGGCCTTTTC is from Lacerta agilis isolate rLacAgi1 chromosome 2, rLacAgi1.pri, whole genome shotgun sequence and encodes:
- the LOC117042932 gene encoding ovomucoid-like produces the protein MKPGSFLLLTLMVFFLYSDVVVKASWEAKYCKGYPKSVCTKEYLAHCGSDGKTYDNKCYFCNAYIDSKRKLELKYYGECKKV